In Phycisphaerae bacterium, the following proteins share a genomic window:
- a CDS encoding MATE family efflux transporter: MRENTEKININEGGCKEVLKIAFPLILSTSAMTLQMFVDRVFLMWYDQNAMSAAMLGGILSFVFFSFFLGTASYANTFVSQYDGAKMKNRIGPSVWQSVYFSIGAGLIMAAIALFARPLITLVGHEPAIAGYELVYFRILLLGALPGIIDASLSCFLTGRGKTWTVLWINVFKTVLNAVLDYAMIFGHFGFPKWGIGGAAIATVIASAATCVIYFIVFLWPAHRRDFCTSNYVFDKDLFGRLMKFGIPSGVQFMLDILGFTLFVVFVGRIDAVSFAASSMVLQINTLSFMPMIGFGIATGILVGRALGADKPHIAQKVTWSAARLTFGYMIVIAAGYWLFPDLFMLPFEAKASAEQMEAMRPIAKTLLYFVSFYCIFDTGNIIFSAALKGAGDTKFVMYISIWLNWIIMVIPSWAAVTFLHGRARLYIAWAALAGYVCALAILFLLRFLAGKWKTMRVIEKAPVLPGIMPSVPTVETDAG; encoded by the coding sequence ATGAGAGAAAATACTGAAAAAATCAATATAAATGAAGGCGGATGCAAAGAAGTGCTGAAAATCGCATTTCCGCTGATACTAAGCACCTCGGCGATGACGCTGCAGATGTTCGTGGACCGGGTTTTTCTGATGTGGTACGACCAGAACGCGATGAGCGCGGCGATGCTGGGTGGAATACTCAGTTTTGTATTCTTCAGTTTTTTCCTCGGCACGGCCAGCTATGCCAATACTTTTGTTTCGCAGTACGACGGCGCAAAAATGAAAAACAGAATCGGCCCCTCCGTTTGGCAGAGCGTTTATTTTTCCATCGGTGCCGGACTGATAATGGCGGCAATTGCCTTGTTTGCCAGACCACTTATCACACTTGTCGGGCATGAACCGGCAATCGCCGGATATGAACTTGTATATTTCAGGATTCTGCTGCTCGGGGCGTTGCCGGGAATTATCGACGCTTCGCTTTCCTGCTTCCTGACAGGCAGAGGGAAAACATGGACAGTTTTATGGATTAATGTTTTCAAAACAGTTCTAAATGCTGTGCTTGATTACGCGATGATTTTCGGGCATTTTGGTTTTCCGAAATGGGGCATCGGCGGAGCTGCGATAGCAACCGTTATCGCCAGTGCCGCAACCTGCGTGATTTATTTTATCGTTTTTTTGTGGCCCGCTCATCGCCGGGATTTCTGCACGTCTAATTATGTTTTCGATAAAGACCTTTTCGGCAGGTTAATGAAATTCGGCATACCGAGCGGCGTGCAGTTTATGCTCGATATACTGGGTTTTACGCTTTTTGTGGTTTTCGTGGGCAGAATCGACGCGGTATCGTTCGCGGCCTCTTCGATGGTTCTTCAGATTAATACGCTTTCATTTATGCCGATGATAGGCTTCGGTATAGCGACAGGAATACTTGTCGGCAGGGCACTGGGCGCCGACAAGCCGCACATCGCGCAAAAAGTCACCTGGTCAGCGGCCAGGCTGACCTTCGGATATATGATTGTTATAGCGGCGGGCTACTGGCTTTTTCCGGATTTGTTTATGCTGCCGTTCGAGGCGAAAGCATCGGCCGAGCAGATGGAAGCGATGAGGCCGATAGCGAAAACACTGCTTTACTTCGTCAGTTTTTACTGCATCTTCGATACGGGCAATATTATTTTTTCGGCGGCGCTAAAGGGAGCGGGCGATACGAAATTTGTAATGTATATTTCAATCTGGCTCAACTGGATTATTATGGTTATTCCGAGCTGGGCGGCTGTAACATTTCTGCACGGCAGGGCAAGACTTTATATAGCATGGGCCGCTCTGGCAGGTTATGTGTGCGCGCTGGCAATATTGTTCCTGCTTCGATTCCTCGCCGGCAAATGGAAAACAATGCGGGTGATAGAAAAAGCTCCTGTGCTGCCGGGCATTATGCCTTCTGTGCCGACCGTCGAAACAGATGCCGGATAA
- a CDS encoding arsenate reductase ArsC → MTDKKEKLNILFLCTGNSCRSQMAEGWAKKLKSDCIEAFSAGVYPVGVSSRAVKVMAEVGADISSHRSKHIDELAGIDFDYVITLCDNAKESCPVFHGKTKLVHRPFSDPSFLTGSEEEIMDAFRKTRDDIRDFVMTLPDNLEQEVKR, encoded by the coding sequence ATGACGGATAAAAAAGAAAAATTGAATATCTTGTTCCTGTGTACCGGCAATTCCTGCCGCAGTCAGATGGCCGAGGGCTGGGCGAAAAAGCTTAAAAGCGACTGCATAGAAGCCTTTTCCGCCGGCGTTTATCCTGTCGGCGTAAGCTCAAGGGCCGTAAAAGTAATGGCCGAAGTTGGTGCGGATATTTCCAGCCATCGTTCCAAGCACATCGACGAGCTTGCCGGAATTGATTTTGATTATGTAATTACGCTTTGCGATAACGCCAAAGAAAGCTGTCCTGTTTTCCACGGCAAAACAAAGCTTGTCCACAGGCCTTTTTCGGACCCGTCTTTTTTAACAGGTTCGGAAGAAGAAATAATGGATGCGTTCAGAAAAACTCGTGACGATATTCGGGATTTTGTTATGACCTTGCCCGATAATCTTGAACAAGAAGTAAAGAGATAA
- a CDS encoding citrate/2-methylcitrate synthase, producing MAEVVTPDIEGIVPEKTPKDPFLTELSRLAKQNNKIDPQLYEQFAVKRGLRNADGTGVLAGLTEIGDVHGYVINEGEKEAIEGRLRYRGMEIEDIVSGFQKEKRHGFEETAYLLLFGELPKKKDLTRFCHLLGKNRNLPEGFTENMILKAPSNNVMNKLARSVLAAYSYDKTPEDRSLKNILRQCIGLIARFPTFAAYGYQAKAHYYDGESLYIHSPDEKLSTAENFLMLTRPDKKYTKTEADLLDLCLVLHAEHGGGNNSTFTTHVVTSSDTDVYSAIAAAIGSLKGSKHGGANIQVIAMMDDIKKNVKNYESENQVADYLARIVKKEAFDGTGLIYGLGHAVYTISDPRTALIRKQAARLAKEKDLEWEFELYSLIERLSPEIFQKIKKSDKKVCPNVDFYSGFVYRMLGIPTALYTPLFAVSRISGWCAHFIEETVSGGRIIRPAYKSVAEKREYIPTSKR from the coding sequence ATGGCAGAAGTTGTAACGCCGGATATCGAAGGAATTGTTCCAGAAAAGACTCCCAAGGACCCGTTTCTGACCGAGCTTTCAAGGCTCGCCAAGCAGAACAATAAAATTGACCCGCAGCTTTACGAACAGTTTGCCGTCAAGCGCGGCCTGCGAAACGCCGACGGCACGGGCGTATTGGCCGGTCTTACCGAAATCGGCGACGTGCACGGCTATGTCATCAACGAAGGCGAAAAAGAAGCCATCGAGGGGAGGCTGCGATACAGAGGTATGGAAATCGAAGATATTGTTTCCGGTTTCCAGAAGGAAAAAAGACACGGCTTCGAAGAGACCGCGTACCTGCTGCTGTTCGGCGAGCTGCCGAAGAAAAAGGATTTGACCAGATTCTGTCACCTGCTCGGCAAGAACAGAAATCTGCCGGAAGGTTTTACGGAAAATATGATTCTCAAGGCGCCCAGCAATAACGTGATGAACAAACTGGCAAGGAGCGTTCTGGCGGCGTATTCATACGACAAGACGCCGGAAGACAGGTCGCTGAAAAATATTCTTCGTCAGTGCATAGGACTGATTGCGAGATTTCCGACATTTGCCGCTTACGGCTATCAGGCCAAGGCACACTATTATGACGGCGAGAGCCTTTATATCCATTCGCCTGACGAGAAACTTTCCACAGCGGAAAATTTCCTTATGCTTACAAGGCCGGACAAGAAATATACCAAGACAGAAGCGGATTTGCTCGACCTTTGTCTGGTTCTGCACGCAGAGCACGGCGGCGGAAATAATTCGACCTTTACTACGCACGTGGTTACCTCGTCCGATACCGATGTTTATTCTGCAATCGCGGCGGCAATAGGTTCGCTGAAGGGCTCAAAGCACGGCGGAGCGAATATTCAGGTCATCGCGATGATGGACGACATCAAAAAGAACGTAAAGAATTATGAAAGCGAAAACCAGGTTGCCGATTATCTCGCCAGGATTGTCAAAAAAGAGGCATTCGACGGTACGGGCCTGATTTACGGTCTGGGGCACGCTGTTTATACGATTTCAGACCCTAGAACGGCCCTGATTAGAAAACAGGCGGCAAGACTTGCCAAGGAAAAGGACCTCGAATGGGAATTCGAGTTGTATTCTCTTATTGAAAGACTTTCGCCGGAGATATTCCAGAAAATCAAAAAGTCAGACAAGAAAGTTTGTCCGAATGTGGATTTCTATTCCGGTTTTGTTTACAGGATGCTCGGAATACCGACCGCGCTTTATACTCCGCTTTTTGCGGTTTCGAGAATCTCCGGCTGGTGCGCTCATTTTATCGAAGAAACCGTCAGCGGCGGACGCATTATCAGACCGGCGTATAAAAGCGTCGCGGAAAAAAGAGAATATATCCCAACGTCGAAAAGATAG
- a CDS encoding NAD(P)/FAD-dependent oxidoreductase — MTETDICIIGAGPAGMMASIAAARRAKKVVVIESNTSAGRKLLLTGGGRCNLTHTGSADEIIRAYKPFDRFVRHCIYEFGPQKLRDFFRNHGLETVVEQSGCVFPETQNAGDIQQILFDEMKKLNIRIFYDKKVVSVKLFSPDTCGRGLFIIESEKSVISAKCLIIATGGVSWPQTGSTGDGYKFAQKLGHKIIKPIAVVVPLVTAEKFCSSLAGISVKNVSITSKINGKKISSSGPMLFTHKGIGGPAVFDMSRNIADLPKGNIKIFIDFLPDIKTNELDKTIITANPRQNIISVLSQLLPKALIKTICAENNIPEIGAGQINKKLRKTLVEKLKTFPLSIVSAEPVEKATATRGGVDTAEIDSKTMQSKLCHGLFFAGETVNVDGPCGGYNLQFAFSSGVLAGKSAALLLE; from the coding sequence ATGACTGAAACTGACATATGTATAATTGGTGCTGGACCGGCAGGTATGATGGCCTCTATTGCCGCGGCCCGGCGTGCAAAGAAAGTCGTTGTCATAGAGTCGAACACAAGTGCAGGCAGAAAACTTCTGCTGACAGGCGGAGGCAGGTGCAATCTCACGCATACCGGTTCAGCCGACGAAATTATAAGGGCATACAAACCTTTCGACAGGTTTGTCCGCCACTGCATTTATGAATTCGGCCCGCAGAAGCTGCGGGATTTCTTCCGCAATCACGGCCTTGAAACAGTCGTCGAACAATCCGGCTGCGTATTCCCCGAAACTCAAAACGCAGGCGACATTCAGCAAATACTTTTCGATGAAATGAAGAAATTAAATATCAGAATATTTTACGACAAAAAAGTCGTATCAGTCAAATTGTTTAGCCCCGACACCTGCGGTCGGGGTTTATTTATTATTGAATCAGAAAAATCTGTGATTTCAGCGAAATGTTTGATAATCGCAACCGGGGGCGTAAGCTGGCCGCAGACCGGTTCGACAGGCGACGGATACAAATTCGCCCAAAAGCTCGGCCACAAAATCATAAAGCCAATTGCCGTCGTAGTGCCGCTGGTTACAGCGGAAAAATTCTGTTCTTCTCTGGCCGGCATAAGCGTAAAAAATGTTTCAATAACAAGTAAAATCAACGGCAAAAAAATATCGTCTTCGGGCCCGATGCTTTTTACCCACAAAGGTATCGGCGGTCCTGCCGTTTTCGATATGAGCAGAAATATCGCTGATTTACCGAAAGGCAATATTAAAATATTCATCGACTTTTTACCGGATATAAAAACCAATGAACTCGATAAAACAATAATCACGGCCAATCCTCGACAAAATATCATCTCTGTACTTTCACAGCTTTTACCGAAAGCCCTGATTAAGACGATTTGCGCTGAAAATAATATTCCTGAAATCGGCGCCGGGCAGATAAATAAAAAATTACGGAAAACCCTTGTCGAAAAACTCAAAACATTTCCGCTTTCCATTGTTTCCGCCGAACCGGTTGAAAAAGCGACTGCGACAAGAGGCGGCGTCGATACAGCCGAAATTGACAGCAAAACCATGCAGTCAAAACTATGTCACGGATTGTTTTTCGCCGGCGAAACGGTTAATGTTGACGGCCCCTGTGGCGGATATAATCTGCAGTTTGCATTTTCAAGCGGGGTTTTAGCTGGAAAATCCGCCGCTCTGCTATTAGAATAG
- a CDS encoding FAD-dependent oxidoreductase produces the protein MAEVIYDSIIIGGGPAGLAAALYNSRDRFKTVVLEKFFPGGQIITTDRIENFPGFESISGPDLIEKMKKQIDSFGAEFKTEEVKKLTKLPDGNIEINCGKKTFIGKSVIIACGSSYRKLDVPGEEEFRNAGAGVSYCGTCDAPFFKGKKVVAVGGGNTAVEEALHVAKFAAELTLVHRRQEFRATKVLVEELMSKVNNGGNIKLKLDTVVVAIEGDKKVEKVRVKNVKTNNEETLPCDGVFIFVGMVPNTSFLNGFVDLTEAGFVKCDVGFLRTKVAGVFVAGDCRTGAAMQLATAVGDGVNAAMMTKQYLRDANWWNQPVPDALTPGKW, from the coding sequence ATGGCAGAGGTAATTTACGACAGTATAATCATCGGCGGAGGCCCCGCCGGACTTGCGGCGGCTCTTTACAATTCAAGAGACAGATTTAAGACGGTCGTTCTCGAAAAATTCTTTCCCGGCGGCCAAATAATCACCACCGACCGCATAGAAAATTTCCCCGGCTTTGAAAGCATTTCAGGCCCTGACCTGATTGAGAAAATGAAGAAGCAGATTGACAGCTTCGGCGCGGAATTCAAAACCGAAGAAGTAAAAAAACTTACAAAGCTGCCTGACGGAAATATTGAGATAAACTGCGGCAAAAAGACATTTATCGGCAAATCCGTGATAATCGCCTGCGGAAGCTCTTATCGCAAACTCGACGTTCCCGGCGAAGAAGAATTTCGCAACGCCGGCGCCGGTGTAAGCTATTGCGGAACCTGCGACGCCCCGTTTTTCAAAGGCAAAAAAGTCGTCGCCGTCGGCGGCGGAAATACTGCTGTCGAGGAAGCACTGCACGTCGCGAAATTCGCGGCCGAACTTACCCTCGTCCATCGACGGCAGGAATTCAGAGCGACAAAAGTGCTCGTCGAGGAACTTATGAGCAAAGTCAACAATGGCGGAAATATAAAACTCAAACTCGATACCGTTGTTGTCGCAATCGAAGGTGATAAAAAGGTTGAAAAAGTACGTGTGAAAAACGTAAAAACAAACAACGAAGAAACCCTTCCCTGCGACGGCGTTTTTATCTTTGTCGGTATGGTTCCGAACACTTCATTTCTCAATGGTTTTGTCGATTTAACCGAAGCGGGCTTTGTCAAATGCGATGTAGGCTTTCTGCGGACGAAAGTGGCCGGCGTTTTCGTGGCGGGCGACTGCAGAACAGGAGCGGCTATGCAGCTTGCAACCGCAGTCGGCGACGGCGTAAACGCCGCAATGATGACAAAACAATATCTAAGAGACGCGAACTGGTGGAATCAGCCGGTTCCGGATGCACTTACACCGGGAAAATGGTGA